In Phaseolus vulgaris cultivar G19833 chromosome 10, P. vulgaris v2.0, whole genome shotgun sequence, a single genomic region encodes these proteins:
- the LOC137818651 gene encoding uncharacterized protein: protein MNTGMASLTQVRYKVQTSTFRRVHPRNQGLLKSGKLFQHPGSTFPSIHINLSCICCTKLTPWESSSVTFAPTDNQSDKYLPESANIFETLESSKTADSSTANAEGVIETRSQPGQELQFFKWPLWLLGPSVLLATGMVPTLWLPISSIFLGPNIASLLSLIGLDCLFNLGATLFLLMADACSRPKYPTDECKSKAPFSYQFWNVVATLTGFIIPLLLMIGSQKGFLQPQLTFIPFAVLLGPYLLLLSVQFLTEMLTWYWQSPVWLVTPVIYESYRVLQLMRGLKLGVELSAPAWMMHTIRGLVCWWVLILGLQLMRVAWFAGLTAQARKQRLSSDTSSANGD from the coding sequence ATGAACACAGGAATGGCTTCATTAACTCAAGTCCGTTATAAAGTACAGACTTCCACGTTCAGAAGGGTGCATCCTAGAAACCAAGGATTATTGAAATCTGGAAAACTATTCCAACACCCAGGATCCACCTTTCCTAGTATTCACATTAACCTATCCTGCATATGCTGCACGAAGTTAACCCCATGGGAGTCATCATCAGTCACATTTGCTCCTACTGATAATCAAAGTGATAAATATTTGCCCGAGAGTGCCAATATATTTGAAACTTTGGAATCTAGTAAAACAGCTGACTCATCAACAGCAAATGCTGAAGGGGTTATAGAGACAAGGTCTCAGCCAGGCCAGGAGCTTCAGTTTTTCAAATGGCCGTTGTGGCTTCTGGGCCCTTCTGTTCTCCTAGCAACTGGCATGGTCCCAACATTGTGGTTACCAATATCATCGATCTTTCTCGGCCCCAATATAGCCAGCCTTCTTTCCTTAATTGGACTGGATTGCTTATTTAACCTTGGTGCAACCCTTTTTCTCCTCATGGCTGATGCTTGTTCACGGCCGAAGTATCCAACAGATGAATGCAAAAGCAAGGCTCCCTTCAGTTACCAGTTCTGGAATGTTGTTGCAACTCTTACTGGATTTATTATCCCATTGTTGTTGATGATTGGATCTCAGAAGGGCTTTCTCCAACCTCAACTAACTTTCATCCCGTTTGCAGTTCTACTCGGTCCCTATCTTCTTCTGTTGTCAGTACAGTTTCTGACAGAAATGTTGACTTGGTATTGGCAATCACCAGTCTGGCTTGTTACCCCTGTAATTTACGAGTCTTACCGTGTCTTGCAACTGATGAGAGGATTAAAGCTTGGGGTTGAGCTCAGTGCACCGGCATGGATGATGCATACAATTAGAGGGCTGGTTTGCTGGTGGGTGCTAATTCTCGGTCTGCAGTTAATGAGGGTTGCTTGGTTTGCTGGCTTAACTGCGCAAGCTCGTAAGCAGCGATTGTCTTCCGATACTTCTAGTGCTAATGGTGATTAG